The Paramisgurnus dabryanus chromosome 1, PD_genome_1.1, whole genome shotgun sequence genome includes a window with the following:
- the uqcrc2b gene encoding cytochrome b-c1 complex subunit 2, mitochondrial — protein MRGIRGISQLSKRLYAAQAARKVEAAEPLKFPPQDVQVTKLPSGLVIASLENYSPASRIGVLVRAGSRYETMDNLGVTHLLRLAASLTTKGASAFKICRGVEAVGGSLSVASSRETMVYTVDCLRDHIDTVMEYLINVTTAPEFRPWEVSDLAARLKVDKELAKQNPQIGVIENLHAAAYKNALSNSLYCPDHMVGQISAEQMHTFVQNNFTSARMALVGLGVDHAVLKQVGEQFLNIRSGMGTVGSKAVYRGGELRNQSGGSLAHALVVSEGATATSAEATAFGVLQHVLGSGPRIKRGANTTSKLSQAILKVTAQPFDASAFNASYTDSGLFGLYTICQPNAAKDVITAAVGQVNDVAQGNLAAADLSRAKNQLKADYLMSIESTEGLMEAIGTQALAEGTYHSPEVVTQKIEAVSSADVVNVAKKFMSGKKTMSASGHLVNMPFVDEI, from the exons ATGAGGGGGATCCGGGGCATAAGTCAATTATCT AAGAGGCTGTATGCAGCCCAGGCGGCCCGTAAGGTGGAGGCAGCCGAACCACTGAAGTTTCCCCCACAGGATGTGCAG GTGACAAAGCTGCCTAGTGGTTTAGTGATTGCATCCCTGGAAAACTACTCTCCTGCATCTCGGATCGGTGTGCTCGTTCGTGCGGGTAGCCGTTATGAGACGATGGATAACCTCGGTGTCACACACTTGCTACGTCTGGCCGCTAGTCTG ACTACCAAGGGTGCATCTGCCTTCAAGATCTGCCGTGGTGTTGAGGCTGTAGGAGGAAGCCTGAG TGTGGCAAGCTCGAGAGAAACTATGGTCTACACAGTGGACTGCTTGAGAGATCACAT TGACACTGTTATGGAGTATCTGATCAACGTGACCACTGCACCAGAGTTTCGTCCATGGGAAGTGTCTGATCTCGCTGCAAGACTGAAGGTGGATAAGGAACTTGCCAAGCAGAATCCACAGATTG GTGTGATTGAGAATTTGCATGCAGCAGCTTATAAGAACGCCCTGTCCAATTCTTTATACTGTCCAGACCACATGGTTGGACAAATCAGTGCAGAACAG ATGCACACCTTTGTTCAAAACAACTTTACCAGTGCAAGAATGGCCCTTGTTGGTCTTG GAGTGGATCATGCTGTACTGAAGCAGGTTGGAGAGCAGTTCCTGAACATCCGCAGTGGAATGGGCACTGTTGGCTCTAAAGCTGTCTACCGGGGAG GTGAGCTGAGAAATCAGAGCGGAGGCAGTCTTGCACACGCTCTCGTGGTCAGTGAGGGTGCGACCGCTACATCGGCCGAAGCCACTGCATTCGGCGTACTGCAGCATGTGCTCGGATCAGGACCACGGATTAAAAGAGGCGCCAACACCACCAGCAAACTAAGTCAGGCTATCTTGAAAGTTACCGCTCAACCCTTCGAC GCATCTGCCTTCAATGCCAGCTACACTGACTCTGGGCTGTTTGGCTTGTACACCATCTGCCAGCCTAATGCTGCCAAAGAT GTTATTACAGCAGCGGTTGGTCAGGTGAATGATGTTGCTCAAGGGAATCTGGCAGCAGCTGACCTTAGTAGAGCCAA GAATCAGCTGAAGGCGGACTACCTGATGTCCATCGAGAGTACTGAGGGATTAATGGAGGCTATTGGTACACAGGCGCTCGCAGAGGGCACCTACCATTCCCCTGAGGTCGTGACCCAGAAAATTGAAGCCGTGTCTTCTGCTGATGTTGTCAAT GTGGCAAAAAAATTCATGTCTGGCAAGAAGACAATGTCTGCCAGCGGACACCTGGTCAACATGCCTTTTGTTGATGAAATCTGA
- the crym gene encoding ketimine reductase mu-crystallin, with translation MTESPVLLGRDELERLITFEDLIPKLESAMGKFSKRDSSEIIQPVRSVVPIQKHNGFLGLMPAYMAAEGILCTKMVAFYKREEGCSFPSTQATVLLFDPEQGHVTAIMNGEAITATRTAAVSAISAKLLKPATSEVLCILGSGQQARSHYDVFTKVFKFKEVRVWSRRRETAQRFVDDLQDPVRVCSSVKEAVTGADVIVTATGASEPILLGEWVKSGAHIAAVGACRPDWRELDDVLMRDAVVYVDSREGANAESGDIVMSGAQVFAELGEVINGSLPAQREKTTVFKSLGMGIQDAVSAKLLFDKWKSQQ, from the exons ATGACAGAGTCGCCCGTTTTACTAGGCAGAGATGAATTAGAACGTTTAATTACTTTCGAGGATCTGATTCCCAAACTAGAGTCCGCGATGGGAAAGTTTTCCAAACGGGACAGTTCAGAAATCATTCAGCCTGTGAGATCTGTAGTGCCCATACAGAAGCACAATGG GTTTTTGGGTCTGATGCCTGCTTATATGGCCGCTGAGGGTATTTTATGCACTAAAATGGTGGCTTTCTACAAACGTGAAGAGGGCTGCAGTTTTCCATCAACTCAAGCCACCGTGTTACTGTTTGATCCCGAACAAGGTCACGTGACTGCG ATAATGAATGGGGAGGCCATCACAGCCACACGAACAGCAGCAGTGTCGGCTATATCGGCTAAA CTATTAAAACCAGCTACATCAGAGGTGTTGTGCATCCTCGGTTCAGGACAGCAAGCCAGAAGCCATTATGATGTTTTTACAAAGGTCTTCAAGTTCAAAGAG GTCCGTGTGTGGAGCAGACGAAGAGAAACGGCTCAGAGGTTTGTAGATGACCTCCAAGATCCTGTTAGAGTTTGTTCTTCTGTAAAAGAGGCGGTGACGGGAGCTGACGTTATAGTCACAGCCACAGGTGCGAGTGAGCCGATACTCTTGGGTGAATGGGTCAAATCAGGTGCACACATAGCAG CGGTTGGCGCCTGTCGTCCAGACTGGAGGGAATTAGACGATGTGTTGATGAGAGATGCTGTGGTGTATGTGGACAGCAGAGAGGGAGCTAATGCAGAGTCAGGAGACATCGTCATGTCTGGG GCTCAGGTTTTCGCAGAGCTTGGAGAGGTTATAAATGGATCCCTTCCTGCCCAGCGTGAGAAGACCACAGTTTTCAAGTCACTGG GTATGGGAATACAGGATGCTGTCTCGGCCAAACTCTTGTTCGACAAGTGGAAAAGTCAACAGTGA
- the snu13b gene encoding SNU13 homolog, small nuclear ribonucleoprotein b (U4/U6.U5), whose protein sequence is MTEADVNPKAYPLADATLTKTILDLVQQASNYKQLRKGANEATKTLNRGISEFIVMAADAEPLEIILHLPLLCEDKNVPYVFVRSKQALGRACGVSRPVIATSVTIKEGSQLKPQIQSVQMAIERLLV, encoded by the exons ATG ACTGAAGCTGATGTAAATCCAAAGGCCTATCCTCTGGCCGACGCAACGCTCACCAAAACCATTCTGGACCTCGTGCAGCAGGCGTCTAACTACAAGCAGTTAAGAAAAGGAGCCAATGAAG CCACTAAAACTCTTAACCGTGGGATTTCTGAGTTCATTGTCATGGCTGCTGATGCTGAACCTCTGGAAATTATTCTGCACCTGCCGCTGCTGTGTGAGGACAAGAACGTGCCGTATGTGTTCGTTCGCTCTAAACAAGCTCTGGGACGAGCGTGTGGAGTGTCAAGACCCGTCATAGCTACGTCAGTCACCATCAAAGAGGGATCACAGCTGAAACCTCAGATTCAGTCTGTCCAGATGGCAATTGAAAGACTCTTAGTTTGA